In Halomarina salina, one DNA window encodes the following:
- a CDS encoding DUF4350 domain-containing protein: protein MRTDLPRIALWVLTGVVLLGVVVGASTSGAAYGAFNPSWDGGSSLRTIAESQGTDAVYIQEATEYRSLSSESVAFILAPDESYSPNESAQVQSFVERGGTVVVADDSTGSNSLLASVGASSRVDGRLVRDERRYYRGPALPVATNVTALNRSTQPDESATASNLTASIDRLTLNYGSVLQPGNATVLVSTSEFAYLDSNRNEELDDTETLASRPVATVESIGEGHVVTVSDSSALINAMLDRQDNRAFIENLISGSDRVALDYSHTASLPPLAYVLVTFRASLLFQLWVGILFIWAIAVYLYWPTLREQPALRRLRHRIHGTNEQISPRLDAETAATALRRRRPDWDEDRIQRVATALGGEGPRDPWRGTRTSRAQRGEDPSDEPSEN, encoded by the coding sequence ATGCGGACAGATCTCCCACGGATCGCACTGTGGGTACTCACTGGAGTCGTTCTCCTGGGGGTCGTCGTTGGCGCTAGTACGTCGGGAGCAGCGTACGGTGCGTTCAATCCCTCGTGGGACGGTGGTAGTTCACTTCGAACAATCGCCGAGAGCCAGGGGACCGATGCGGTCTACATTCAGGAGGCAACGGAGTATCGCTCGCTCTCCAGTGAGAGTGTCGCGTTCATACTCGCGCCCGATGAATCTTACAGTCCGAACGAGTCTGCCCAGGTGCAATCGTTCGTTGAGCGTGGGGGGACAGTCGTCGTTGCTGACGACAGCACGGGCTCGAATAGCCTTCTCGCATCGGTCGGGGCATCGAGCCGTGTTGATGGGCGACTCGTCCGTGACGAGCGACGGTACTACCGCGGGCCCGCGTTACCAGTTGCGACGAACGTGACAGCACTGAATCGCTCAACGCAACCGGATGAGTCAGCCACTGCATCGAATCTCACGGCCTCCATCGACCGACTGACGCTCAACTACGGGAGTGTCTTGCAGCCTGGGAACGCGACCGTCCTCGTCTCCACGTCGGAGTTCGCGTATCTGGACTCGAATCGGAACGAGGAACTCGACGATACGGAGACACTGGCCAGTCGGCCTGTCGCAACGGTCGAATCCATTGGTGAGGGACACGTCGTGACGGTGAGTGATTCGAGTGCGCTCATCAACGCGATGCTCGACCGGCAGGACAATCGTGCGTTTATCGAGAATCTCATCTCCGGGAGCGATCGCGTCGCACTCGACTATTCGCATACAGCCAGTCTACCACCACTCGCGTACGTGCTGGTGACGTTTCGGGCGTCACTCCTGTTCCAGCTCTGGGTGGGTATCCTCTTCATCTGGGCGATTGCTGTGTATCTCTACTGGCCCACGCTACGTGAACAGCCGGCACTCCGCCGACTCCGACACCGCATTCATGGTACCAATGAACAGATCTCACCTCGCCTCGATGCAGAGACAGCGGCAACAGCACTTCGACGGCGGCGACCAGACTGGGATGAAGACCGCATTCAGCGAGTCGCGACTGCGCTCGGTGGTGAAGGACCACGGGATCCATGGCGCGGAACTCGAACGAGTCGAGCTCAGCGTGGGGAAGACCCCTCCGATGAGCCATCCGAGAATTGA
- a CDS encoding YegP family protein, translating into MPTPARFELFQDESGEWGWELIVSDGGTIADSSEGYPSKQEAKRGIQTVKQRAPNAQVVDAE; encoded by the coding sequence ATGCCAACGCCAGCACGGTTCGAACTCTTCCAAGATGAGTCTGGAGAATGGGGATGGGAGCTGATTGTCTCTGATGGAGGTACCATCGCAGATAGTAGCGAGGGATACCCCTCGAAACAGGAGGCGAAACGCGGAATCCAGACCGTAAAACAGCGTGCTCCGAACGCTCAGGTCGTTGACGCTGAGTAG
- a CDS encoding acyl-CoA thioesterase → MTKNYYHTLASEGWDIHVVHVDLNYRDSAAFDDQLINGMRISAIQTSSMEFEYACRTQDSGDIVAEGSVTHVAVDAASGEPTRVPDDFRDAVVNYQDAPPDPV, encoded by the coding sequence ATTACCAAAAATTATTATCACACACTCGCGAGTGAGGGCTGGGATATCCACGTCGTCCACGTTGACCTCAATTATCGGGATTCGGCTGCATTCGATGACCAGCTCATAAACGGGATGCGAATCAGCGCGATTCAAACCTCGAGCATGGAGTTTGAGTACGCCTGCCGAACGCAGGACAGCGGCGATATCGTCGCTGAGGGAAGTGTGACCCATGTCGCCGTCGATGCAGCATCTGGCGAGCCAACCCGTGTGCCCGATGACTTCCGAGACGCGGTTGTGAACTATCAGGATGCGCCACCTGACCCGGTGTGA
- a CDS encoding AAA family ATPase: protein MSARDPESLYNALRKEMGTVLIGKDDVVEGLTIALLTRGHVLLEGVPGVAKTTIANLFARTTGLQYTRIQMTPDVLPADVVGTTVYRESTSEFELRKGPIFANVVVADEINRATPKTQSALLEAMAERNATIDGETLSLPDPFVVVATQNPIEMEGTFELPEAQRDRFLFQLDVSLPTRDEERELLNEFDRAPTLGPDAVERVVTPNDLLEAREMVESVHAAPELKEYILDIVGASRDTADTRHGGSPRASLAFLNAGKARAAIHGREYVIPDDVKALAQSVLAHRLVLSTDAELSDLSAREVVDEIVGSVEPPGSDTEAVESVPVSDGGDASEQ, encoded by the coding sequence ATGAGTGCGCGCGACCCTGAATCGCTTTACAATGCGCTCCGGAAGGAGATGGGAACGGTCCTCATCGGGAAAGACGACGTAGTAGAGGGCCTCACCATCGCGCTTCTCACACGTGGGCATGTTCTGCTGGAAGGTGTCCCAGGCGTCGCGAAGACGACGATCGCCAATCTATTTGCCCGAACGACTGGCCTCCAGTATACCCGTATCCAGATGACGCCGGACGTCCTTCCGGCAGACGTGGTGGGAACGACTGTCTACCGCGAATCCACCAGTGAGTTCGAACTTCGGAAGGGGCCGATATTTGCCAACGTAGTCGTCGCCGACGAGATCAACCGCGCGACGCCAAAGACGCAATCTGCACTCCTGGAGGCGATGGCAGAGCGAAACGCGACAATCGACGGCGAGACGCTCAGCTTGCCCGACCCGTTTGTCGTTGTAGCAACGCAAAATCCGATTGAGATGGAGGGGACCTTCGAATTGCCAGAAGCACAGCGTGACCGCTTCTTGTTCCAGCTTGACGTCTCGCTACCAACTCGCGACGAAGAACGCGAGCTCCTGAACGAGTTCGACAGAGCTCCTACACTCGGCCCCGACGCAGTTGAACGAGTCGTTACCCCGAATGACCTGCTGGAGGCCCGAGAGATGGTCGAGTCCGTTCACGCTGCTCCAGAGTTGAAAGAGTACATTCTGGATATCGTCGGGGCCAGCCGCGACACTGCGGATACGCGTCACGGTGGATCACCACGAGCATCGCTGGCGTTTTTGAACGCTGGGAAAGCTCGGGCAGCGATTCACGGTCGTGAGTATGTGATTCCCGACGACGTCAAAGCGCTCGCCCAGTCCGTACTCGCCCACCGACTCGTATTAAGCACGGACGCAGAGCTCAGCGATCTCAGTGCCCGGGAAGTCGTCGATGAAATCGTTGGGTCGGTCGAACCACCGGGAAGCGATACCGAGGCAGTAGAGTCCGTTCCGGTCAGTGATGGCGGCGATGCTTCGGAGCAATAG
- a CDS encoding DUF4129 domain-containing protein has product MFRSVVLVCVVLSLVTGPVGAAATAGGGAPDISASQAGPETNGTNTTSSNDSVAHRDPDTVGQEGDLEGLRSWLIGQLAGRLGEGAIQLSQGEYDAARKLVGDQYSDRLDQLVDVAGETETTRTYRRTQENQREMANATNDYRETYDDYRDARENGNNERARELARELEGDAQRVRENARDTRDGFGGLGNQTGQNFTDARTAVTEVEQNITDTQEQVRRSTFEATNLSVSADGEAVSFIDPLALSGELTTENGSVIAEEDIRLQVGNRTYRTETDEEGAFTVDYRPTELPLNISALPVEYQPAGSSPYLNSSTTVPVDVEQVTPTVSVNASPQRIAFNERLSVSGAVRADDVGAPVPIAVYLGGTRVATVRSDGNGSYQTTLRVPARIDNGTRNVTARIAQTDRALASTNASTTVDVRETATGLTANASSIDDGPIRVSGTLQTEAGTAVANQPITVSIGGQTLDTVQTKGEGRYTARIDPAELGDANGSMTINVAYRGEGTNLEASRANATTVLAGVNSGGGEPADEWSLFGTDMRIALLIGLLVLGLLAALGIRYWSGREGSEPDDSPPAVGDAPTSAVQRVEPTSSVSLSTRLESAREQLAAGDIDASVVTLYTAMRAQFGQQGVRRGLTHWEFYNASADDLESEERSFLERLTSAYEQAVFSPLGVSEETAEDLLERTSQSSDSSTSAD; this is encoded by the coding sequence GTGTTCCGGTCGGTTGTCCTCGTTTGTGTCGTCCTCTCTCTGGTAACTGGCCCGGTTGGGGCCGCTGCAACGGCTGGTGGTGGCGCGCCTGACATCTCGGCATCGCAGGCTGGCCCTGAGACGAACGGGACGAACACCACGTCCTCGAATGACTCGGTTGCGCATCGAGACCCCGATACCGTTGGTCAAGAGGGCGACCTTGAGGGGCTCAGATCGTGGTTGATTGGGCAACTCGCAGGCCGACTTGGTGAGGGTGCGATACAACTCAGTCAGGGAGAGTACGACGCTGCCCGGAAGCTGGTGGGCGACCAGTATAGCGACCGACTGGACCAGCTCGTCGACGTCGCTGGTGAGACAGAGACGACCCGAACCTACCGGCGGACCCAGGAGAACCAGCGGGAAATGGCGAACGCGACGAACGATTATCGTGAGACGTACGACGACTACCGAGACGCCCGCGAGAACGGCAACAACGAGCGCGCACGGGAGTTAGCTCGAGAACTCGAAGGAGACGCTCAACGGGTGCGTGAGAACGCTCGAGACACGCGTGATGGATTCGGTGGGCTGGGCAACCAGACGGGGCAGAACTTCACTGATGCCCGGACGGCTGTCACTGAGGTCGAGCAGAACATCACCGACACGCAGGAGCAGGTGCGGCGGTCGACGTTCGAAGCGACGAATCTCTCAGTGAGTGCAGATGGAGAAGCGGTGTCGTTCATTGACCCACTCGCCCTCTCGGGGGAGTTGACGACCGAGAACGGGTCGGTGATTGCTGAGGAGGACATTCGACTGCAGGTCGGCAATCGGACCTACAGGACGGAGACTGACGAGGAAGGAGCGTTCACTGTGGACTATCGACCGACCGAGCTTCCGCTGAATATCTCGGCGCTACCGGTCGAATACCAGCCCGCTGGGTCGTCGCCGTATCTCAACTCCTCGACGACCGTCCCAGTCGATGTCGAACAGGTGACGCCAACGGTCTCGGTCAACGCATCACCGCAGCGTATCGCATTCAACGAGCGGCTGAGTGTGAGCGGGGCGGTGCGTGCAGACGACGTGGGGGCACCCGTTCCGATTGCGGTGTACCTGGGTGGAACACGCGTCGCGACTGTGCGTAGCGATGGGAACGGAAGCTACCAAACGACGCTGCGGGTCCCGGCACGTATCGACAATGGAACGCGAAACGTAACCGCTCGTATCGCCCAGACCGACAGAGCGCTTGCGAGTACGAACGCGAGTACCACGGTCGATGTTAGAGAGACCGCGACAGGGTTGACCGCCAACGCGTCGTCTATTGATGACGGACCGATCCGTGTTTCAGGGACGCTCCAGACTGAAGCAGGGACAGCAGTCGCCAATCAGCCGATCACTGTGTCGATAGGCGGCCAGACCCTCGACACTGTACAGACGAAGGGTGAGGGACGGTATACTGCCCGCATCGACCCAGCAGAGCTCGGTGACGCCAATGGGTCGATGACGATCAATGTCGCCTATAGGGGTGAGGGGACGAACCTCGAAGCTTCGCGTGCGAACGCGACAACCGTGCTTGCTGGGGTGAATAGCGGTGGCGGTGAGCCTGCTGATGAATGGAGCCTCTTCGGTACGGACATGCGTATTGCACTCCTAATTGGCCTCTTGGTCCTCGGCCTGCTGGCCGCACTCGGCATCCGGTACTGGTCCGGTAGGGAGGGGTCCGAACCTGACGATTCACCCCCTGCAGTCGGCGACGCTCCGACATCTGCAGTACAACGGGTCGAACCAACCAGCAGTGTGAGCCTCTCGACACGGCTGGAGAGTGCTCGTGAGCAGCTTGCAGCCGGTGATATCGATGCTAGTGTAGTGACGCTATATACCGCAATGCGAGCGCAGTTTGGCCAGCAGGGCGTTCGCCGTGGGCTTACTCACTGGGAGTTCTACAACGCCTCGGCTGACGACCTCGAAAGCGAGGAGCGATCGTTTCTCGAACGGCTCACGAGTGCGTACGAACAGGCCGTGTTCTCACCACTCGGTGTCTCCGAAGAGACTGCAGAAGACCTACTGGAGCGGACGTCACAATCCTCTGATTCCTCGACTAGCGCAGACTGA
- a CDS encoding DUF58 domain-containing protein gives MHLTRRGWATIGLVGGLAAFAVILRSWLLFAGTALLGAWLLARAVLFVTALSTFDDALTVRQSIPSAVRPDTETPVTLSATIERPTALTSSITLQPPVVAETPSQGQQRIELSDTHRDAATTVTVRLSVAGVATFDCPHIVVTDGDLFWESITRGERRRIQVQPRVPDDIHIGQGGQEIASGYGEHEAIRPSGGGVEPESIREYVPTDSVRQIDWKATARTQTTQVREYQAETDRDSMLLVDHRGSTVVGQPGETAQEFIREVALAIVEKADTVDDPVGCFTVGDAGITGRFPVSASESGYNRIRRHLTTLTPTEPTALDDTALDSSQERRSPAAARRAATTLSASTTNSDQFAQLLAPYFEASERYVERIGQDPLFAAARRAAKSVTHTVIFTTDSNRSEIRETVKLARQADSLVTVFLAPRTLFESGGLADLGSAYDSYLEFEEFRRSLAGLDRVEAYEIAPGARLAAVLDSRRSRRGRTA, from the coding sequence ATGCATCTCACGCGTCGCGGCTGGGCCACCATTGGGCTCGTCGGTGGTCTCGCCGCGTTCGCCGTGATTCTCCGGTCGTGGCTGTTGTTCGCAGGGACAGCCCTCCTAGGGGCGTGGCTGCTCGCTCGTGCCGTACTGTTCGTTACAGCACTCTCGACGTTCGACGATGCACTGACAGTCAGGCAGTCGATTCCATCGGCAGTACGACCAGACACGGAGACGCCAGTGACGCTCAGTGCAACCATTGAGCGGCCAACAGCACTCACCAGTTCCATCACGCTCCAGCCACCAGTTGTTGCTGAGACGCCATCGCAAGGCCAGCAGCGAATCGAGCTCTCAGACACACACCGAGACGCAGCGACGACAGTCACTGTCCGCCTCTCGGTCGCCGGAGTGGCGACGTTCGATTGCCCTCATATCGTGGTGACAGATGGTGACCTCTTCTGGGAGTCGATTACTCGCGGCGAGCGCCGTCGTATCCAGGTTCAGCCACGCGTTCCGGATGATATCCACATCGGCCAGGGAGGCCAGGAGATTGCATCCGGTTACGGCGAACACGAAGCTATCCGCCCATCTGGTGGGGGCGTAGAACCCGAGTCGATTCGGGAGTACGTCCCCACGGATTCAGTCCGGCAAATCGACTGGAAGGCCACTGCCCGAACCCAGACCACACAGGTCCGAGAGTATCAGGCAGAAACGGATCGCGATTCCATGCTTCTCGTCGATCACCGTGGATCAACGGTCGTTGGTCAGCCCGGCGAGACGGCCCAAGAGTTCATCCGCGAAGTCGCACTCGCCATCGTCGAGAAGGCAGACACTGTCGATGACCCGGTCGGGTGTTTCACAGTCGGAGATGCGGGGATTACCGGTCGGTTCCCGGTCTCGGCCTCGGAGTCGGGCTACAACCGGATTCGTCGGCATCTGACCACGCTCACACCGACAGAACCGACAGCGCTCGACGACACTGCACTGGACTCCTCACAGGAGCGCCGGTCACCAGCAGCGGCTCGACGAGCTGCAACGACACTTTCTGCATCCACAACTAACTCAGACCAGTTCGCACAACTGCTCGCTCCATACTTCGAGGCGAGCGAACGCTATGTCGAGCGAATCGGCCAGGACCCGCTGTTTGCGGCGGCCAGACGGGCGGCGAAGAGCGTCACGCACACGGTCATCTTCACGACCGATAGCAATCGCAGTGAGATCCGAGAGACAGTCAAGCTGGCTCGTCAGGCAGACAGTCTCGTGACTGTCTTCCTCGCCCCCCGAACGTTGTTCGAATCGGGGGGACTCGCCGATCTGGGGTCTGCCTACGATTCGTATCTCGAGTTCGAGGAGTTCAGACGGTCGTTAGCTGGTCTCGACCGCGTGGAAGCATACGAGATTGCACCGGGGGCACGGCTTGCTGCCGTACTTGACAGTCGACGGTCGCGACGGGGGCGAACTGCATGA
- a CDS encoding FAD-dependent oxidoreductase: MSTFVVVGGDAAGMSAASKAKRENPDLDVVVFEQGEWVSYGACGLPYYIKGEIQSLEDLVSVTPEQFREEREIDLRTGHEVVDIDPDQQTVIAQHEAGEVVQPYDHLLIATGAATVTPPIGGFDKEGVYTLGSMSDGKDLREYVARSREDQDLQQPDRGPACQFLETCSGPVGIVGGGYIGVEMAEALAANDFEVHLFQRGDRILTSFSEATSEAVLDHLDEQDVAVYLNAEVTSFDGDNAVEAVVTNEDHVPVEMVLVGTGVRPRTALAEDAGVELGPTGAIATDSYRETNLPSVYAAGDCAETQHVVTGEPVYIPLALTANRHGRAIGQTVTGERTEGGGVAGTAAVKAFDVEAARTGILNHETAQAAGFDPLTETIDANSRAGYYPEGGTVRVTLTIDRPSGRVLGGSLVSEYGEGAVHRSHALVGAVTEGVSVEDFANYDLAYAPPFNTTWDPVLTAAKVVERRR; this comes from the coding sequence ATGAGCACCTTTGTCGTCGTCGGTGGTGATGCCGCTGGCATGTCTGCAGCGAGCAAAGCGAAACGTGAAAACCCCGACCTCGACGTCGTCGTCTTCGAGCAGGGGGAGTGGGTCTCATACGGCGCGTGTGGACTACCGTACTATATCAAAGGGGAGATTCAGTCACTCGAAGACCTCGTCTCGGTGACGCCCGAGCAGTTCCGTGAAGAGCGAGAAATTGACCTCCGAACTGGCCACGAAGTGGTCGATATCGACCCAGACCAACAGACCGTCATAGCCCAGCACGAGGCGGGCGAGGTCGTCCAGCCATACGACCACCTGCTGATCGCGACGGGCGCTGCCACCGTCACTCCACCAATCGGCGGATTCGACAAGGAGGGCGTCTACACACTCGGATCCATGTCTGATGGGAAGGACCTCCGGGAGTACGTCGCCCGGTCACGTGAGGACCAGGACCTCCAACAACCTGACCGCGGGCCGGCTTGCCAGTTTCTCGAGACGTGCAGTGGTCCTGTGGGTATTGTAGGTGGCGGCTATATCGGCGTCGAGATGGCCGAAGCCCTCGCTGCCAACGACTTCGAAGTCCACCTGTTCCAGCGCGGCGACCGCATCCTGACGTCGTTCAGTGAGGCAACCAGCGAGGCCGTCCTTGACCACCTCGACGAACAGGACGTCGCAGTCTACCTGAATGCAGAAGTGACCTCGTTCGACGGTGACAACGCCGTCGAGGCAGTGGTGACGAACGAAGACCACGTTCCGGTCGAGATGGTGCTCGTCGGAACCGGCGTCAGGCCGCGAACGGCCCTCGCCGAGGACGCCGGTGTCGAACTAGGACCGACCGGTGCCATCGCGACGGACAGCTATCGGGAGACGAACCTGCCGAGCGTCTACGCCGCGGGCGACTGTGCGGAGACCCAACACGTCGTCACCGGTGAGCCAGTTTACATCCCACTGGCCCTGACTGCCAATCGCCATGGCCGTGCTATCGGGCAGACAGTCACTGGTGAGCGAACTGAAGGGGGCGGTGTCGCAGGCACGGCCGCCGTGAAAGCGTTCGACGTCGAAGCCGCCCGAACGGGTATCCTCAACCACGAAACGGCACAGGCCGCGGGCTTCGACCCGCTAACGGAGACCATCGACGCGAACTCTCGGGCTGGATACTACCCTGAAGGTGGCACCGTCCGGGTGACACTCACCATTGACCGTCCTTCGGGGCGCGTCCTTGGTGGGAGTCTGGTCTCAGAGTACGGCGAGGGGGCGGTCCACCGCAGCCACGCCCTCGTTGGCGCGGTGACCGAGGGCGTCAGCGTCGAGGATTTCGCGAACTACGATTTGGCGTATGCACCACCATTCAACACGACCTGGGACCCGGTGTTAACCGCTGCAAAGGTCGTCGAGCGCCGAAGGTGA
- a CDS encoding carbohydrate kinase family protein yields the protein MNPGILVAGETLVDFLPERAGPLASVERFQRRPGGAPANLAVGLATLGHTPWFWTRVGADPFGDALAATLDDRGVPDRFVERDPEAKTTLAFVEHDASADRAFTFYRDRTADTRLEPGTVPDDVLASLEWVAIGGVSLASEPARTATLDLAERAREHGATVVFDPNARPELWDEDFPEVVDDTLARVDVVKATPDDLAAAGFDTNTDTETLAAAIHDASPHTLLLTRGDAGAFASATDVAPWGPTTVDHPGYSVDPVDTTGAGDAFTAGALAALADEEALNEALAFANAVAAVTTTAEGAMTALPNRKTVQAFRENH from the coding sequence ATGAATCCGGGTATCCTCGTCGCCGGCGAGACGCTCGTCGATTTCCTCCCGGAACGCGCCGGCCCACTCGCGAGCGTCGAGCGGTTCCAGCGGCGACCGGGCGGCGCACCAGCGAACCTCGCCGTCGGGCTGGCGACACTCGGTCATACGCCCTGGTTCTGGACACGGGTTGGGGCGGATCCCTTCGGCGACGCATTAGCCGCGACGCTAGACGACCGGGGCGTTCCCGACCGATTCGTCGAGCGCGACCCCGAGGCAAAAACCACGCTTGCGTTCGTCGAACACGACGCGAGTGCCGACCGTGCGTTCACGTTCTATCGCGACCGGACCGCCGACACGCGACTCGAACCGGGGACCGTTCCCGACGACGTGCTTGCGTCGCTCGAGTGGGTCGCCATCGGCGGCGTCTCGCTCGCCTCTGAGCCCGCGCGGACGGCGACGCTCGACCTCGCCGAGCGGGCTCGCGAGCACGGCGCGACGGTCGTGTTCGACCCCAACGCTCGCCCCGAACTGTGGGATGAGGACTTTCCCGAGGTGGTAGACGACACGCTCGCTCGGGTAGACGTGGTGAAAGCGACCCCTGATGATCTCGCTGCTGCCGGGTTCGACACGAACACTGACACTGAGACACTCGCCGCTGCAATCCACGACGCCAGCCCGCATACCCTTCTGTTGACCCGAGGAGATGCGGGCGCATTCGCCTCTGCAACTGACGTCGCACCGTGGGGACCGACGACGGTCGACCACCCCGGCTATTCGGTCGATCCGGTTGACACGACTGGCGCGGGGGACGCGTTCACGGCCGGCGCGCTTGCAGCACTCGCTGACGAGGAAGCGCTCAATGAGGCACTCGCGTTCGCCAATGCCGTCGCAGCGGTGACGACAACTGCCGAGGGGGCGATGACTGCTCTCCCCAACCGCAAGACGGTCCAGGCGTTCCGGGAGAACCACTGA
- a CDS encoding winged helix-turn-helix domain-containing protein: protein MGEDRERNEGGQFEPEHTDEDVLEAVREHAPAGTQEVAGELGIARQSADYRLRRLLEEGRVSKKKVGNSLVWSADE from the coding sequence ATGGGTGAAGATCGGGAAAGAAACGAAGGCGGGCAGTTCGAACCTGAGCACACCGACGAAGACGTGCTGGAAGCGGTTCGTGAACATGCGCCCGCTGGGACTCAAGAAGTCGCTGGTGAGCTTGGGATTGCACGGCAAAGTGCTGACTACCGACTCCGGCGTCTTCTCGAAGAGGGCCGAGTCTCGAAGAAGAAGGTCGGGAACTCTCTCGTTTGGTCTGCTGACGAATGA
- a CDS encoding DUF1616 domain-containing protein → MDARLLLPRPVRRLPADLAAIIVLTLVTDLFVLAPVLNETPVRIGLGLVFVLFAPGYAFIAALFPEAGEGPTHTGNAEWNDGAVDEVSEGIDGIERLALSLGTSIAIVPLIGLVLNFTPFGIRLVSIVVSLSAFTLGVSVVGAMRRWALPADERLVIPYREWIAGTRSELFEPDSRGDALLNVVLVLSLLLAVSSVGYAVLVPTQGEQFTELYLLTENESGDLVADDYPTNLTQGQSASLYAGIGNHEGETVDYTLVVELQRVNVTYLENGTAVQPSSNQTNVTNVSVDVREQAELRRFTPSVGSNETWQRNHTFTPPFAGERLRLVYLLYKEDVPENPTTENAYREVHLWANVSGDQSGSN, encoded by the coding sequence ATGGATGCCCGATTGCTGCTCCCCCGTCCGGTTCGTCGGCTTCCCGCCGACCTCGCAGCAATCATCGTGCTGACGCTGGTGACCGACCTCTTCGTTCTCGCGCCGGTCCTCAACGAGACCCCGGTTCGCATTGGGCTCGGGCTGGTGTTCGTGTTGTTCGCCCCAGGCTATGCCTTCATCGCCGCGTTGTTTCCGGAAGCAGGCGAGGGCCCAACACACACTGGAAACGCTGAATGGAACGATGGTGCTGTCGATGAGGTCAGTGAGGGAATCGACGGCATCGAACGGCTCGCGCTCTCGCTGGGGACGAGCATCGCAATCGTTCCGCTCATCGGATTGGTACTGAACTTCACCCCCTTCGGGATTCGGCTGGTGTCCATCGTGGTGAGTTTGAGTGCGTTCACGCTCGGCGTGAGTGTCGTCGGGGCGATGCGGCGGTGGGCCCTCCCTGCCGATGAACGCCTCGTCATCCCGTATCGTGAGTGGATCGCGGGGACGCGCTCGGAGTTGTTCGAACCCGATTCGCGTGGTGATGCGCTCCTAAACGTTGTCCTGGTGCTCAGTCTCCTCCTTGCTGTATCGAGTGTTGGCTATGCGGTACTGGTACCAACACAAGGCGAGCAGTTCACTGAGCTGTATCTGCTCACCGAGAACGAAAGCGGGGACCTCGTTGCTGATGACTATCCCACGAACCTCACTCAGGGCCAGAGTGCGTCGCTGTACGCCGGAATCGGGAATCACGAAGGCGAGACGGTAGATTACACACTGGTGGTCGAACTCCAGCGCGTGAATGTGACCTATCTCGAGAACGGGACAGCGGTCCAGCCGTCCTCGAATCAGACGAACGTGACGAACGTCTCTGTTGACGTTCGGGAGCAAGCAGAACTACGGCGATTCACCCCTAGCGTCGGGTCGAATGAGACGTGGCAACGGAACCACACGTTCACCCCACCGTTTGCTGGTGAGCGACTGCGACTCGTCTATCTACTGTACAAGGAAGACGTCCCAGAAAACCCGACAACGGAGAACGCCTATCGAGAAGTGCATCTCTGGGCCAACGTCTCCGGCGACCAATCAGGTTCCAACTAG